One Vidua chalybeata isolate OUT-0048 chromosome 13, bVidCha1 merged haplotype, whole genome shotgun sequence genomic window carries:
- the MFGE8 gene encoding lactadherin isoform X1 translates to MGAARLFRALLAVAVAFPLLLLVSGDFCDVNHCQNGGTCLTGINEAPFFCICPEGYVGIDCNETEKGPCHPNPCHNNGECQLVPNRGDVFTDYICKCPAGYDGVHCQNNKNECSSQPCKNGGTCLDLDGDYTCKCPSPFLGKTCHVRCAVLLGMEGGAISDAQLSASSVYYGFLGLQRWGPELARLNNHGIVNAWTSSNYDKSPWIQANLLRKMRLSGIITQGARRVGQQEFVRAYKVAYSLDGREFTFFKDEKKDVDKVFEGNVDYGTMQTNMFNPPITAQFIRIYPVMCRRACTLRFELIGCEMNVYFNTAGCSEPLGMKSHLISDQQITASSVFKTWGIDAFAWHPHYARLDMTGKTNAWTALKNDQSEWLQIDLRDQKKVTGIITQGARDFGHIQYVAAYKVAYSDNGTSWTLYRDAQTNSTKIFHGNNDNYSHKKNVFDVPFYARYVRILPVAWNNRITLRVELLGCDE, encoded by the exons ATGGGGGCGGCGAGGTTGTTTAGGGCGCTGCTCGCCGTGGCGGTGGCGttcccgctgctgctgctcgtgTCCG GTGACTTCTGCGACGTGAACCACTGTCAGAATGGGGGCACCTGCCTGACTGGGATTAATGAGGCCCCCTTCTTCTGCATCTGCCCTGAGGGCTATGTTGGGATTGACTGCAATGAGACAGAGAAAG ggcCCTGCCACCCTAATCCTTGCCACAACAATGGTGAGTGCCAGCTGGTCCCAAACCGGGGCGACGTCTTCACCGACTACATCTGCAAGTGCCCTGCGGGGTACGATGGGGTGCACTGCCAGAACA ACAAGAACGAGTGCTCCTCCCAGCCTTGTAAAAATGGAGGCACCTGCCTGGACCTGGATGGTGACTACACCTGCAAGTGTCCTTCTCCATTTTTGGGGAAGACCTGCCACGTCC gctgtgctgtgctcctgggCATGGAAGGAGGAGCCATCTCTGATGCCCAGCTCTCAGCATCCTCTGTCTATTACGGCTTCCTTGGCCTCCAGCGCTGGGGGCCAGAGCTCGCCCGCCTCAACAACCACGGCATCGTCAATGCCTGGACTTCCAGCAACTACGATAAGAGCCCCTGGATCCAG GCCAACCTGCTGCGGAAGATGCGGCTGAGCGGGATCATCACGCAGGGCGCGCGCCGCGTGGGGCAGCAGGAGTTTGTCCGCGCCTACAAAGTCGCCTACAGCCTGGACGGGCGGGAATTCACCTTCTTCAAGGATGAGAAGAAGGACGTGGACAAG GTTTTTGAGGGTAACGTGGACTATGGCACCATGCAGACCAACATGTTCAACCCTCCCATCACGGCCCAGTTCATCCGCATCTACCCCGTGATGTGCCGCCGCGCCTGCACGCTGCGCTTCGAGCTCATCGGCTGCGAGATGAACG TGTATTTCAACACGGCAGGTTGCTCGGAGCCTCTGGGCATGAAATCCCACCTCATCTCCGACCAGCAGATCACAGCCTCCAGTGTCTTCAAGACCTGGGGCATCGATGCCTTTGCCTGGCACCCTCATTACGCTCGCTTGGACATGACGGGCAAAACCAACGCCTGGACAGCCCTGAAGAACGACCAGTCCGAGTGGCTGCAG ATTGACCTCCGGGACCAGAAGAAGGTGACAGGCATCATCACACAAGGAGCCCGTGACTTTGGGCACATCCAGTATGTGGCAGCTTACAAGGTGGCCTACAGTGACAACGGCACGTCCTGGACCCTGTACCGGGATGCCCAGACAAACAGCACCAAG ATCTTCCATGGCAACAATGACAACTACTCACACAAGAAGAACGTGTTCGATGTGCCCTTCTATGCCCGCTATGTCCGCATCCTGCCCGTGGCCTGGAACAACCGCATCACCCTGCgcgtggagctgctgggctgcgATGAGTAG
- the MFGE8 gene encoding lactadherin isoform X2: MGAARLFRALLAVAVAFPLLLLVSGDFCDVNHCQNGGTCLTGINEAPFFCICPEGYVGIDCNETEKGPCHPNPCHNNGECQLVPNRGDVFTDYICKCPAGYDGVHCQNNKNECSSQPCKNGGTCLDLDGDYTCKCPSPFLGKTCHVRCAVLLGMEGGAISDAQLSASSVYYGFLGLQRWGPELARLNNHGIVNAWTSSNYDKSPWIQANLLRKMRLSGIITQGARRVGQQEFVRAYKVAYSLDGREFTFFKDEKKDVDKVFEGNVDYGTMQTNMFNPPITAQFIRIYPVMCRRACTLRFELIGCEMNGCSEPLGMKSHLISDQQITASSVFKTWGIDAFAWHPHYARLDMTGKTNAWTALKNDQSEWLQIDLRDQKKVTGIITQGARDFGHIQYVAAYKVAYSDNGTSWTLYRDAQTNSTKIFHGNNDNYSHKKNVFDVPFYARYVRILPVAWNNRITLRVELLGCDE, encoded by the exons ATGGGGGCGGCGAGGTTGTTTAGGGCGCTGCTCGCCGTGGCGGTGGCGttcccgctgctgctgctcgtgTCCG GTGACTTCTGCGACGTGAACCACTGTCAGAATGGGGGCACCTGCCTGACTGGGATTAATGAGGCCCCCTTCTTCTGCATCTGCCCTGAGGGCTATGTTGGGATTGACTGCAATGAGACAGAGAAAG ggcCCTGCCACCCTAATCCTTGCCACAACAATGGTGAGTGCCAGCTGGTCCCAAACCGGGGCGACGTCTTCACCGACTACATCTGCAAGTGCCCTGCGGGGTACGATGGGGTGCACTGCCAGAACA ACAAGAACGAGTGCTCCTCCCAGCCTTGTAAAAATGGAGGCACCTGCCTGGACCTGGATGGTGACTACACCTGCAAGTGTCCTTCTCCATTTTTGGGGAAGACCTGCCACGTCC gctgtgctgtgctcctgggCATGGAAGGAGGAGCCATCTCTGATGCCCAGCTCTCAGCATCCTCTGTCTATTACGGCTTCCTTGGCCTCCAGCGCTGGGGGCCAGAGCTCGCCCGCCTCAACAACCACGGCATCGTCAATGCCTGGACTTCCAGCAACTACGATAAGAGCCCCTGGATCCAG GCCAACCTGCTGCGGAAGATGCGGCTGAGCGGGATCATCACGCAGGGCGCGCGCCGCGTGGGGCAGCAGGAGTTTGTCCGCGCCTACAAAGTCGCCTACAGCCTGGACGGGCGGGAATTCACCTTCTTCAAGGATGAGAAGAAGGACGTGGACAAG GTTTTTGAGGGTAACGTGGACTATGGCACCATGCAGACCAACATGTTCAACCCTCCCATCACGGCCCAGTTCATCCGCATCTACCCCGTGATGTGCCGCCGCGCCTGCACGCTGCGCTTCGAGCTCATCGGCTGCGAGATGAACG GTTGCTCGGAGCCTCTGGGCATGAAATCCCACCTCATCTCCGACCAGCAGATCACAGCCTCCAGTGTCTTCAAGACCTGGGGCATCGATGCCTTTGCCTGGCACCCTCATTACGCTCGCTTGGACATGACGGGCAAAACCAACGCCTGGACAGCCCTGAAGAACGACCAGTCCGAGTGGCTGCAG ATTGACCTCCGGGACCAGAAGAAGGTGACAGGCATCATCACACAAGGAGCCCGTGACTTTGGGCACATCCAGTATGTGGCAGCTTACAAGGTGGCCTACAGTGACAACGGCACGTCCTGGACCCTGTACCGGGATGCCCAGACAAACAGCACCAAG ATCTTCCATGGCAACAATGACAACTACTCACACAAGAAGAACGTGTTCGATGTGCCCTTCTATGCCCGCTATGTCCGCATCCTGCCCGTGGCCTGGAACAACCGCATCACCCTGCgcgtggagctgctgggctgcgATGAGTAG